Proteins from one Rosa chinensis cultivar Old Blush chromosome 7, RchiOBHm-V2, whole genome shotgun sequence genomic window:
- the LOC121050372 gene encoding disease resistance-like protein DSC1 encodes MKWTPTRPEWTGIEETEGLALNLQRSDNMNFNTEAFRNMKRLKLLQLKYVQLTGNCDRFPKKLSWLCWRGFFPQVIRNEFLNETYLVSIDLRYSNLVRVWEDSRRLGNLEILNLSHSHYLTQSPGFSQLPYLRYLILKDCKFARD; translated from the exons ATGAAGTGGACACCGACGAGGCCGGAATGGACG GGAATTGAAGAGACTGAAGGACTTGCTCTAAATTTGCAAAGATCtgacaacatgaatttcaaTACAGAAGCATTTAGAAACATGAAGAGACTGAAATTGCTCCAACTCAAGTATGTACAACTCACGGGGAACTGCGACAGGTTTCCCAAAAAGTTAAGCTGGCTCTGCTGGCGAGGATTCTTTCCACAGGTTATACGAAATGAGTTTCTTAATGAAACATACCTGGTTTCTATTGACCTGCGGTACAGCAATCTTGTACGAGTTTGGGAGGATTCCAGG CGGCTTGGGAATTTGGAGATACTTAATCTCAGTCATTCACATTATCTAACACAATCACCAGGCTTTTCACAACTCCCATATC TACGGTATTTGATCCTTAAAGACTGTAAGTTTGCCAGAGATTGA